From a single Candidatus Eremiobacteraceae bacterium genomic region:
- a CDS encoding alpha/beta hydrolase: MATLLCVAIIVPPANRVMLIATVAAVELTPYILILSAIGLFAALRFGGRLRTPVASLAAINILFCAIPIVATVRSGIPLRLPVIPRASDIVEFSVPVDLGVERTSIRAYLPRSGQNNPVVFAIYGGAWQWGSPDNDATLNRYLAARGYAVFALDYRHAPAYEFPTPLGDVRAEIALVTSQAKKYRIDTRRMAILGHSSGGQMAELSAFAPGTPFRALVSFSGAVDLTMGYEFPPSPDPIGVPEIISSYMGGTPVQMPGRYHAASPIDNVRCGSPPTLLIYGNRDHVVDFRSALRLRDALRSCGTDVTLLELPWTEHGFEDVPWGLHASIAFAEVETFLHRTLQ; the protein is encoded by the coding sequence GTGGCGACGCTGCTCTGCGTCGCGATCATCGTGCCTCCCGCAAACCGCGTCATGCTCATCGCGACGGTCGCGGCCGTCGAGCTCACTCCGTACATCCTTATCCTCAGTGCGATCGGGCTGTTCGCTGCGTTGCGCTTTGGGGGCCGCCTCAGGACACCGGTGGCCTCGCTAGCGGCGATAAACATACTGTTTTGCGCGATACCGATCGTCGCGACTGTGCGGTCTGGAATCCCGTTGCGATTGCCCGTGATCCCGAGAGCGAGCGACATCGTCGAGTTTTCGGTCCCGGTCGATCTCGGCGTCGAGCGAACTTCGATCCGCGCCTATCTGCCGCGCTCGGGTCAGAACAATCCGGTCGTGTTCGCGATCTACGGAGGGGCGTGGCAATGGGGTTCGCCGGACAATGATGCGACGCTCAATCGATATCTCGCGGCGAGAGGCTATGCGGTATTTGCGCTCGACTACAGACATGCTCCGGCTTATGAGTTTCCGACGCCGCTCGGCGATGTGCGGGCGGAAATCGCGCTCGTCACGAGCCAGGCGAAGAAGTATCGGATTGACACGCGACGGATGGCGATCCTCGGCCATTCGTCGGGCGGCCAAATGGCGGAATTGAGCGCGTTCGCTCCAGGTACGCCCTTCCGCGCGCTCGTGAGTTTCTCGGGCGCGGTGGATCTCACTATGGGATACGAGTTTCCCCCATCGCCCGATCCCATCGGCGTTCCGGAGATCATAAGCTCGTACATGGGAGGAACACCAGTTCAAATGCCGGGCCGCTACCATGCCGCATCTCCGATCGACAACGTGCGCTGCGGGTCGCCTCCGACATTGCTCATATATGGCAACAGGGACCACGTCGTAGACTTTCGCTCGGCGCTGAGATTGCGCGATGCGCTTCGATCGTGCGGGACCGACGTCACGCTGCTCGAGCTTCCATGGACGGAACACGGATTTGAGGACGTTCCTTGGGGCCTTCACGCGTCGATCGCGTTCGCTGAAGTCGAAACGTTTCTGCACCGTACGTTGCAGTAG
- a CDS encoding DUF1028 domain-containing protein, with translation MLHPSTFSIVACDTDTSEVGVAVQSKFLSVGSAVPWAIGGVGAIATQAWANTTYGPRGLALLQEGKAPEEVIDWLTSSDEHRDERQLGIVDATGRSATYTGVHCMDWAGGIAGANFAAQGNILAGKGVVDGLASAFQQTRGYLADRLIAALRAGQAAGGDRRGKQSAALYIAKPGGGYAGFNDRYVDLRVDDHPDPIEELARILELHKLYFFKAEPHDVLTIDASLKNEIDSLVARAGAKSLVEFMHRENLENRVRDDDTVDKQTLGYLRDFVKR, from the coding sequence ATGTTGCATCCATCGACATTTTCGATAGTCGCCTGCGATACCGACACAAGCGAAGTCGGTGTGGCCGTCCAATCGAAATTCCTTTCCGTCGGTTCTGCTGTGCCGTGGGCGATCGGCGGCGTCGGCGCGATTGCGACGCAGGCATGGGCGAACACGACGTACGGCCCGCGTGGTCTCGCGTTGTTGCAAGAAGGCAAGGCTCCCGAGGAGGTCATCGATTGGCTGACTTCGTCGGACGAGCATCGAGACGAGCGACAGCTCGGCATCGTCGACGCGACCGGACGCTCGGCGACTTACACCGGCGTGCACTGCATGGATTGGGCAGGCGGCATCGCCGGAGCGAACTTCGCAGCACAGGGGAACATCCTCGCGGGCAAAGGCGTCGTCGACGGCCTTGCGAGCGCATTTCAACAAACGCGAGGCTACCTCGCCGATAGGCTCATCGCCGCGTTACGTGCCGGACAGGCCGCCGGCGGCGACAGGCGCGGGAAGCAAAGCGCCGCTTTGTACATCGCAAAACCGGGCGGCGGTTACGCCGGCTTCAACGATCGTTATGTCGACCTGCGTGTCGACGATCATCCGGATCCGATCGAAGAGCTCGCGCGCATCCTCGAGCTCCACAAGCTCTACTTCTTCAAGGCAGAACCGCATGACGTCCTAACGATTGATGCGAGCCTGAAGAATGAGATCGACTCGCTCGTAGCCCGGGCCGGCGCGAAGTCGCTCGTCGAGTTCATGCATCGCGAGAATCTCGAGAATCGAGTCCGCGACGACGACACGGTCGACAAACAGACGCTCGGCTATCTCCGCGATTTCGTCAAGAGGTGA
- a CDS encoding PQQ-binding-like beta-propeller repeat protein has product MPSSAGNAPAHQVVATRAGLVHGPAFGKSTGGADPDFVGEAEDAVTYQINPRHTGAIDGPTIQLPLKVQWTASVGQFSTYPVIANGRVFVGGSFVYALSAATGKMLWGKDESSIGTAYDHGELFSLSGSGLMSAFEARNGRSLWLTQMPGQYSFSSPPATGNGMVYTGGAGSGGTVYAVRETDGTVRWTASVENGDDSSPVVTKTGVFVSYVCPQTYDFAPSTGTLIWHYSGGCEGGGGATAVLYRGLLYTESWASSPPGLALNATNGSPVSTFNSLVTPAFAKGIGYFIQNSNQLVALSTRTGNIKWVQTLSGDAFSVPPLVITNTLSGDLLVCGTQAGNVDVFDAQSGKSLQTLSLGAAPQSGMAFSEGLLVVPAGNNVIGLL; this is encoded by the coding sequence GTGCCATCATCGGCTGGAAATGCGCCCGCACATCAGGTCGTCGCGACTCGCGCGGGTCTTGTTCACGGTCCCGCCTTTGGGAAGTCCACCGGCGGCGCCGATCCGGACTTCGTGGGCGAGGCCGAAGACGCAGTCACGTATCAGATCAACCCGAGGCACACGGGCGCCATCGATGGACCCACAATCCAGCTCCCACTCAAGGTTCAGTGGACAGCCTCGGTCGGTCAGTTCTCTACGTATCCGGTTATTGCGAACGGACGAGTCTTCGTCGGTGGCAGCTTCGTGTACGCCTTGAGTGCGGCGACAGGCAAGATGCTCTGGGGCAAAGACGAGTCGTCCATCGGCACGGCGTACGACCACGGCGAACTATTCAGCCTTTCCGGAAGCGGCCTCATGAGCGCTTTCGAAGCGCGCAACGGCAGATCGTTGTGGCTCACGCAAATGCCGGGTCAGTATTCATTCTCGTCGCCGCCTGCGACCGGGAACGGCATGGTATATACGGGCGGCGCCGGCAGCGGCGGCACCGTCTATGCGGTGAGGGAGACTGACGGTACGGTCAGATGGACGGCCTCAGTGGAGAACGGCGACGACTCATCGCCGGTCGTCACGAAGACCGGAGTTTTTGTCTCCTATGTCTGCCCACAGACATACGACTTCGCTCCTTCGACGGGCACGCTCATCTGGCACTACTCCGGCGGCTGTGAAGGCGGTGGCGGCGCCACGGCTGTGCTATACAGAGGTCTGCTGTACACTGAATCGTGGGCAAGCAGTCCGCCAGGGCTGGCATTGAATGCGACCAACGGGTCCCCGGTAAGCACGTTCAATAGCTTGGTGACGCCGGCGTTCGCAAAAGGCATCGGCTACTTCATCCAAAATAGCAATCAGCTCGTCGCCCTTAGTACCCGCACTGGGAACATCAAGTGGGTTCAGACCTTAAGTGGCGACGCGTTCTCCGTTCCGCCGCTTGTCATAACGAACACGCTGTCCGGCGACCTACTGGTATGCGGCACGCAAGCGGGCAATGTCGACGTCTTTGACGCACAATCTGGAAAGTCGTTGCAGACGTTGAGCTTGGGCGCAGCGCCCCAAAGCGGCATGGCCTTTTCGGAGGGCTTGCTCGTCGTACCGGCGGGGAACAACGTCATCGGCCTGTTGTAA
- a CDS encoding FAD-dependent monooxygenase gives MGTCGKPLVVSYNAGRMDAEVTVVGAGPTGLMLAGELALAAVDVTVVERRANQEIVGSRAGGLHSRTIEVLDQRGIAERFLAHGKTYPVVHFADTSLDISDFPTRHNYVLGLFQKHIERLLAEWVDELGVRIHRECEVTGFRQDDYAVDVQLSDGRSMRAQYLVGCDGGRSTVRKTAGIDFPGWDPTTSWLIAEAEMTGEPVAGIHHDARGFYALNRLDDDGVRLVVGEQRLGPSSEPTLRDVSESLIAVCETDYGIHNPRWISRFTDMARQAAAYRDRRVLLAGDAAHVHSPVGGQGLNIGVQDAVNLGWKLAQVVKKTSPESVLDTYHVERHPIGASVLRNNMAQGVLRNRADDRINALREMMSELLRMDEPRKRFAASMSGLDVRYDLGGGHPLVGRRMPDLDLVTTDGPLRVFATLHAARPVLLNFGDPNGFDITPWMDRVRLIDAKYDGVWALPALGTVAAPTAVLIRPDGHVAWVGDETKNGLNDSLTTWCGAPTTST, from the coding sequence ATGGGGACTTGCGGCAAGCCTCTGGTCGTGTCGTACAATGCCGGACGTATGGACGCAGAGGTGACCGTTGTGGGCGCGGGCCCGACTGGCCTGATGCTGGCGGGTGAACTGGCGCTCGCCGCGGTCGACGTAACCGTTGTCGAACGGCGTGCTAACCAAGAGATCGTCGGCTCGCGTGCGGGTGGCCTGCACTCGCGCACGATCGAAGTTCTCGATCAGCGTGGCATCGCTGAGCGGTTCCTAGCGCATGGGAAAACCTATCCTGTCGTCCATTTTGCCGACACCTCGCTCGACATCAGCGACTTTCCGACTCGGCATAACTACGTGCTCGGGCTCTTCCAGAAGCACATCGAGCGATTACTGGCCGAGTGGGTCGACGAACTGGGGGTGCGTATCCATCGCGAGTGTGAGGTGACGGGTTTCCGACAGGACGATTACGCCGTCGACGTGCAGTTGTCCGATGGCAGATCCATGCGTGCGCAATATCTCGTAGGTTGCGACGGCGGCCGTAGTACGGTCCGAAAGACGGCCGGTATCGACTTTCCCGGATGGGATCCTACCACGAGTTGGCTGATCGCCGAGGCTGAGATGACGGGCGAGCCGGTGGCAGGCATCCACCACGATGCGCGAGGGTTCTACGCGCTCAATAGGTTGGACGATGATGGAGTGCGACTCGTCGTGGGCGAACAGCGACTCGGACCGAGTAGCGAGCCTACATTGCGCGATGTGAGTGAGTCGCTCATCGCCGTGTGTGAAACCGATTACGGAATCCACAACCCAAGGTGGATCTCCCGTTTCACCGACATGGCTCGGCAAGCCGCCGCATACCGCGACCGGCGGGTCTTGTTGGCCGGCGATGCCGCGCACGTGCATAGCCCGGTCGGCGGCCAAGGACTCAACATCGGTGTCCAAGATGCGGTGAATCTGGGATGGAAGCTTGCTCAAGTGGTCAAGAAGACGTCGCCAGAGAGCGTCCTGGATACCTACCACGTCGAGCGTCACCCGATCGGCGCGAGCGTGCTGCGCAACAACATGGCCCAAGGGGTGCTTCGCAACCGCGCAGACGACCGTATCAACGCCTTGCGTGAAATGATGTCAGAGCTTCTCCGCATGGACGAACCTCGCAAGCGTTTCGCGGCGAGCATGTCTGGTCTGGACGTTCGCTACGATCTTGGCGGCGGACACCCGCTTGTCGGACGTCGCATGCCGGACCTCGACTTGGTCACAACCGATGGCCCGCTGCGGGTGTTCGCCACGCTGCACGCTGCGCGGCCGGTGCTGCTCAACTTCGGCGACCCAAACGGCTTTGACATCACCCCGTGGATGGATCGTGTACGGCTGATCGACGCGAAATACGACGGCGTGTGGGCGTTGCCCGCATTGGGAACGGTCGCCGCTCCGACCGCCGTGTTGATCCGGCCGGATGGACACGTCGCCTGGGTCGGAGACGAAACCAAAAACGGCCTCAACGATTCTCTAACGACGTGGTGCGGGGCGCCAACTACGTCGACCTAA
- a CDS encoding BTAD domain-containing putative transcriptional regulator — MEGIRPHDQLSKTTPLGAHLRMLWYDDYRPGETQALTVERGSTARDVVLTAQQHPLPFTQTAETLIALQLASYIIFIAVGTWLVLVRPARFTWGFFVCCLGLAAAPPMIGWAVSGLNSVLGLVAFCTWIVINDVATIGFLVFALRYPSDELVGWRAQVARFLPLLLAGMIALDAWSVRAWYTGDALPAWATWASDAAGFSACIVGVLSLVMTYRSATPRDRQRLLWSIIGSCVGFIGWFMSIAFANQGWFIASRISGFAMLAIPLSVGYAVIKHRVVDVRFALNRALTFSIIASCLVGILALTYWGTASVLQQSHAQLIVQIAIAMLVGVALQRIYGRVERWLRHALFRGHERAEAALDAAAGILAVATSFDRLDALLAVEPAEALQLEYAGVYRSGPDGGFRRVASAGSSASLPDRISADDSSTVRLHAQSFFIEEAGVPFAILVCGPHRSGTVLDPDEIKMMRRFSDAGARAYRGLAMRSQQTKRLAELLQSAPQVEHDGLADFLTDQVMNSLAADDRAIVVACATVPDATGDEIAEAIGSGSVSNRVTELLATTPFIVRGDEGYRAHRMLESVLRRRLPDGGRDALTRCAARASREGDHIRAARRYMQAGDRVQAFVSLETFMSNSGLEHPDVTDDLYALVESATTAELKRYPNLLAARVFRLCLVAENPSVRNESLAVWQVPLEIDRDGHDRLTASLAFAVCESGEPERAQRMLDNRKGALGSAVRAIIEGKRGGTRACEALALQTAMEADASSVAERIALLARSQYVDRLSGRWPESRLLAERIGAGHGPWSTLSLVEQLITAWTADDASCRALAHSLLEELSGPAKDSLAHLAENAGGGTRSPATTCYPKYAAYSWLMRACNEIDDADAIRCAERAAESAAIAREPYLQVLTLACLSELDAERRFAHLASAVATARETEADALTSSIMSLVADDIDAGMLAPVIARMRRRSASGAPPITVEVASGTVRRGREPVALSEGETALAIALARSPRPSASGELVEMLWPDLDEANGARALQTCVYRLRSKIGDPNAVESVAQGYRLRRGTTVDVWEADRLLAELPASSAPDEFQRARLESIVRRLGSARRMSNFAWEWYAEVERRVADLLRLARQRLADDDLKRGRAQRALEIARDMIAADEFDESARELAIRAHLLIGDVAEGRREFRRYRDLLLRELSTEPAASLAALLKIEDSPEP; from the coding sequence TTGGAGGGTATACGGCCGCACGATCAACTCAGCAAGACGACGCCTCTCGGTGCGCACCTCCGGATGCTTTGGTACGACGACTATCGACCAGGCGAGACGCAAGCGCTGACAGTCGAACGTGGGTCGACGGCGCGCGACGTCGTCCTGACGGCCCAGCAACATCCCTTGCCGTTCACCCAAACGGCCGAAACGCTTATCGCTCTCCAACTCGCGAGCTACATCATCTTCATCGCTGTCGGAACGTGGCTCGTCCTCGTTCGGCCCGCGCGGTTCACCTGGGGATTCTTCGTCTGTTGTCTTGGACTGGCGGCAGCGCCGCCGATGATCGGATGGGCGGTCTCGGGCCTGAATTCCGTGCTCGGCCTCGTCGCCTTTTGCACTTGGATCGTCATCAATGACGTGGCCACCATAGGTTTTCTCGTCTTCGCCCTGCGTTATCCAAGCGACGAACTCGTCGGGTGGCGCGCACAGGTCGCGAGGTTCCTACCGCTCTTGCTCGCGGGGATGATCGCGCTCGATGCTTGGAGCGTGAGGGCGTGGTACACGGGCGACGCCTTACCGGCGTGGGCGACGTGGGCGAGCGACGCGGCGGGATTCAGCGCGTGCATCGTGGGCGTGTTGTCGCTCGTCATGACATACCGGTCCGCCACTCCGCGCGACCGGCAGCGCCTTCTGTGGAGCATCATCGGATCGTGTGTCGGCTTCATCGGCTGGTTCATGTCGATCGCGTTTGCGAATCAAGGGTGGTTCATCGCGAGCCGCATCTCGGGGTTCGCGATGCTCGCGATCCCGTTGTCGGTGGGCTACGCAGTCATCAAGCACCGCGTGGTCGACGTGCGCTTCGCTCTGAACAGGGCGCTCACGTTCAGCATCATCGCTTCGTGTCTCGTCGGCATCCTCGCGCTCACGTACTGGGGCACGGCATCCGTTTTGCAGCAGAGCCATGCGCAGCTGATCGTGCAGATCGCGATCGCGATGCTCGTGGGCGTCGCTCTGCAACGTATCTACGGTCGCGTAGAACGGTGGCTCCGGCATGCTTTGTTCCGCGGTCACGAGCGGGCCGAAGCGGCGCTCGACGCCGCGGCGGGCATCTTGGCCGTCGCGACGTCGTTCGATAGGCTCGACGCACTTCTCGCGGTGGAGCCGGCGGAGGCGTTGCAACTCGAATACGCCGGCGTGTATCGCAGCGGCCCCGACGGTGGGTTTCGGCGCGTCGCCAGCGCCGGTTCGAGCGCTTCGTTGCCCGACCGCATTTCTGCCGACGACTCGTCGACCGTGCGCTTACACGCGCAGTCTTTCTTCATAGAAGAAGCCGGCGTTCCGTTCGCCATCCTCGTGTGCGGTCCGCACCGCAGCGGAACCGTCCTGGATCCGGACGAGATCAAGATGATGCGCCGATTTTCGGATGCGGGTGCGCGCGCCTATCGGGGTTTAGCGATGCGTTCGCAGCAGACGAAGCGCCTCGCCGAGCTGTTGCAATCGGCTCCGCAGGTCGAGCACGACGGGCTTGCCGACTTCCTCACGGATCAGGTCATGAATTCGCTTGCGGCCGATGACCGCGCTATCGTCGTCGCGTGCGCGACCGTTCCCGACGCGACCGGCGATGAGATTGCGGAAGCCATCGGTTCCGGTTCAGTGAGTAATCGTGTAACCGAACTGCTCGCCACGACGCCATTCATCGTTCGGGGCGATGAAGGCTATCGAGCTCATCGGATGCTGGAGTCCGTTCTTCGCCGGCGCCTTCCGGACGGCGGTCGCGACGCGTTGACGCGCTGCGCTGCGCGTGCGTCGCGCGAAGGCGACCACATACGCGCCGCGCGCCGGTACATGCAGGCAGGCGATCGCGTGCAGGCGTTTGTTTCGCTCGAGACGTTCATGTCGAACAGCGGCCTCGAGCACCCGGACGTGACCGACGATCTGTACGCGCTCGTGGAATCCGCGACGACCGCCGAACTCAAGCGATATCCCAACCTGCTCGCGGCGCGCGTCTTCCGGCTGTGTCTGGTCGCGGAGAATCCGTCCGTGCGCAACGAGTCGCTTGCAGTTTGGCAAGTGCCGCTCGAAATCGATCGTGACGGTCACGACCGGCTCACCGCGAGCCTCGCGTTTGCCGTCTGCGAGTCCGGAGAACCGGAACGAGCGCAGCGCATGCTCGATAACCGCAAAGGCGCGCTCGGGAGCGCCGTCCGCGCGATTATCGAAGGCAAGCGAGGCGGCACGCGCGCCTGCGAGGCTCTTGCGCTCCAAACCGCGATGGAAGCGGATGCGTCGAGCGTCGCCGAGAGGATCGCATTGCTCGCGCGTTCGCAATACGTCGATCGGCTCTCCGGCCGCTGGCCGGAATCAAGGCTTCTCGCCGAGCGCATCGGCGCCGGGCACGGGCCCTGGTCGACACTGTCGCTGGTCGAGCAGCTCATTACTGCTTGGACCGCGGACGACGCCTCGTGTCGAGCACTGGCGCACAGCCTACTCGAGGAGTTGTCGGGCCCTGCAAAAGACTCGCTCGCGCATCTCGCGGAGAATGCGGGCGGCGGCACGCGGTCGCCGGCAACCACGTGTTATCCGAAGTATGCCGCGTATTCATGGTTGATGCGGGCGTGCAACGAGATCGACGACGCCGATGCGATTCGTTGTGCCGAACGCGCCGCGGAGAGCGCTGCGATCGCGAGAGAACCGTATCTCCAAGTCCTCACGCTCGCGTGCCTCAGTGAGCTTGACGCGGAACGTCGCTTCGCCCACCTCGCGAGCGCCGTCGCGACCGCGCGCGAGACCGAGGCGGATGCGTTGACATCGTCGATCATGTCGCTCGTCGCCGATGATATCGATGCGGGGATGCTTGCGCCCGTGATCGCTCGCATGCGCAGGCGCAGCGCGAGCGGTGCGCCGCCGATCACGGTAGAGGTCGCATCCGGCACGGTGAGACGGGGGCGAGAACCCGTCGCCCTTTCGGAAGGCGAGACGGCTCTGGCCATCGCGCTCGCTCGCTCACCGCGGCCGAGCGCGAGCGGCGAACTTGTCGAAATGCTGTGGCCCGACCTCGACGAGGCGAATGGCGCCAGGGCGCTACAGACATGCGTCTATCGCTTGCGGTCGAAGATCGGCGATCCCAACGCGGTCGAAAGCGTGGCGCAAGGATACCGCCTCAGACGGGGGACGACCGTCGACGTCTGGGAGGCCGATCGGCTGTTGGCGGAGTTGCCCGCAAGTTCGGCCCCGGACGAGTTCCAGCGCGCCCGGCTGGAAAGCATCGTTCGCCGCCTCGGGTCGGCTCGCCGGATGTCGAACTTCGCGTGGGAGTGGTACGCCGAAGTTGAGCGTCGCGTCGCGGATTTGCTGCGGCTCGCGCGACAGCGCCTCGCGGACGATGATCTCAAACGCGGTCGTGCGCAACGGGCGCTTGAGATCGCCCGCGACATGATCGCGGCCGACGAGTTCGACGAGTCCGCTCGCGAGCTGGCGATCCGCGCTCACCTCCTCATCGGCGACGTCGCCGAGGGCAGGCGCGAGTTCCGACGATACCGCGATCTCCTTCTCCGGGAACTATCGACCGAGCCGGCTGCGTCCCTCGCCGCGCTTCTGAAAATCGAAGACAGCCCCGAGCCGTAA
- a CDS encoding VOC family protein, translated as MSTTSGGRTAVIKDIAYVAYPSDNVARTRAWYETVLGLEFAGPYIEDGTEKYNEAHLATGCFSLMASEWVGRKPGSGAGAVFEVDDIDAAVRSVREKGAVVEDIFDGPVCKQASLNDPEGNKVTLHQTKPR; from the coding sequence ATGTCGACGACCTCAGGCGGCAGAACCGCAGTGATCAAGGATATCGCGTACGTCGCCTACCCATCCGATAACGTGGCTAGGACCCGCGCCTGGTATGAGACCGTGCTCGGACTAGAGTTCGCCGGACCGTACATTGAAGACGGTACCGAGAAATACAACGAAGCCCATCTGGCGACCGGGTGCTTTAGCTTGATGGCGTCCGAGTGGGTCGGCCGCAAGCCGGGTTCCGGCGCGGGCGCCGTTTTCGAGGTCGACGACATCGACGCGGCGGTCCGCTCGGTGCGCGAGAAGGGCGCGGTCGTCGAAGATATCTTCGATGGTCCGGTCTGCAAGCAGGCGTCACTCAACGATCCTGAAGGCAACAAGGTCACACTGCATCAGACCAAACCCCGATAG